Proteins from a single region of Nakamurella alba:
- a CDS encoding response regulator transcription factor, whose product MNRILIAEDNPRISSFVEKGLKANGFTTSVVTDGISAVDYASTGEFDLVILDLGLPGRDGFSVLAGLRAGGVSTPVIILTARDSLADTVNGLESGADDYMTKPFRFEELLARVRLRLRGPERAAEVTVLHRGELSLDLRTRRVRVGERTVDLTAREFVLLELFLRHPDQVLSREQILSHVWGYDFDPGSNVVDVYVRSVRKKIGADRIGTVRGMGYRLVGAG is encoded by the coding sequence GTGAACCGCATCCTGATCGCCGAGGACAACCCGCGGATCTCCTCGTTCGTCGAGAAGGGGCTCAAGGCCAATGGTTTCACCACATCGGTGGTGACCGACGGGATCTCCGCGGTCGACTACGCGAGCACCGGCGAGTTCGACCTGGTGATCCTCGATCTCGGCCTGCCCGGCCGGGACGGCTTCTCCGTGCTGGCCGGCCTGCGGGCCGGTGGGGTGAGTACGCCGGTCATCATCCTGACCGCCCGGGACTCGCTCGCCGACACCGTCAACGGGCTGGAGAGCGGCGCCGACGACTACATGACCAAGCCGTTCCGCTTCGAGGAGTTGCTGGCCCGGGTCCGGCTCCGGCTGCGCGGTCCGGAACGGGCCGCCGAGGTCACCGTCCTGCACCGCGGCGAGCTCTCGCTGGACCTGCGCACCCGCCGGGTCCGGGTGGGGGAGCGCACCGTCGACCTCACCGCCCGCGAGTTCGTCCTGCTCGAGCTGTTCCTCCGCCACCCGGACCAGGTGCTCTCCCGCGAGCAGATCCTGTCCCACGTCTGGGGCTACGACTTCGACCCCGGGTCAAACGTGGTCGATGTCTACGTGCGGTCCGTGCGCAAGAAGATCGGCGCGGACCGGATCGGCACGGTGCGGGGCATGGGGTACCGGCTGGTGGGCGCGGGCTGA
- the guaA gene encoding glutamine-hydrolyzing GMP synthase: protein MEDHPVLVVDFGAQYAQLIARRVREAGIYSEIVPSSMPVDELLAKQPAAVVLSGGPSSVYAENAPSVDPALFDAEVPVFGICYGFQAMAQALGGRVDRTGRREYGATGLTVTGTESALLHGLPESLDVWMSHGDSVAEAPEGFAVTAHTPDTPIAAFENVDRRLAGVQYHPEVVHSQHGQEVLRRFLHDIAGLKPDWTPGHILTEQVEAIRSVVGTEKVICGLSGGVDSAVAAALVHRAVGDQLTCVFVDHGLLRQGEREQVERDYVAATGIRLVTVDASAQFLGALAGVTDPETKRKIIGREFIRTFEAAAADIAAAEGGVRFLVQGTLYPDVVESGGGTGTATIKSHHNVGGLPEDLTFELVEPLRTLFKDEVRLLGAELGLPPEIVQRHPFPGPGLGIRIIGAVDAERLATLRAADAIVREEMTAAGVDAEIWQCPVVLLADVRSVGVQGDGRTYGHPIVLRPVSSEDAMTADWSRLPYDLLARISGRITGEVAEVNRVVLDVTSKPPGTIEWE from the coding sequence CTGGAGGACCACCCCGTCCTCGTCGTCGACTTCGGCGCCCAGTACGCCCAGCTGATCGCCCGCCGCGTGCGCGAGGCCGGCATCTACTCCGAGATCGTGCCGTCCTCGATGCCGGTCGACGAGTTGCTGGCCAAGCAGCCGGCCGCGGTCGTGCTGTCCGGCGGCCCGTCTTCGGTCTACGCGGAGAACGCGCCGTCGGTGGACCCCGCTCTCTTCGACGCCGAGGTTCCGGTCTTCGGTATCTGCTACGGCTTCCAGGCCATGGCCCAGGCGCTCGGCGGCCGGGTGGACCGCACCGGCCGGCGGGAGTACGGCGCCACCGGCCTGACCGTCACCGGCACGGAATCGGCGCTGCTGCACGGACTCCCGGAGTCGCTCGACGTCTGGATGAGCCACGGCGACTCGGTGGCCGAGGCGCCCGAAGGCTTCGCCGTCACCGCGCACACCCCGGACACCCCGATCGCCGCGTTCGAGAACGTCGACCGCCGGCTGGCCGGCGTGCAGTACCACCCGGAGGTGGTGCACTCGCAGCACGGTCAGGAGGTGCTGCGCCGCTTCCTGCACGACATCGCCGGGCTGAAGCCGGACTGGACGCCGGGCCACATCCTCACCGAGCAGGTCGAGGCGATCCGGTCCGTCGTCGGCACCGAGAAGGTCATCTGCGGGCTGTCCGGCGGGGTCGACTCGGCGGTCGCCGCAGCCCTGGTGCACCGCGCCGTCGGGGATCAGCTGACGTGCGTGTTCGTCGACCACGGCCTGCTCCGCCAGGGCGAGCGGGAGCAGGTGGAGCGGGACTACGTGGCCGCCACCGGGATCCGCCTGGTCACCGTCGATGCGTCCGCGCAGTTCCTCGGCGCGCTGGCCGGGGTGACCGACCCGGAGACCAAGCGCAAGATCATCGGTCGCGAGTTCATCCGCACCTTCGAGGCGGCCGCGGCAGACATCGCCGCCGCCGAGGGCGGGGTGCGGTTCCTGGTCCAGGGCACGCTCTACCCGGACGTCGTCGAGTCCGGCGGCGGCACCGGCACCGCGACGATCAAGTCCCACCACAACGTCGGTGGGCTGCCGGAGGACCTCACCTTCGAGCTGGTCGAGCCGTTGCGCACGCTGTTCAAGGACGAGGTGCGGCTGCTCGGCGCCGAACTCGGGCTGCCGCCGGAGATCGTGCAGCGGCACCCGTTCCCGGGGCCGGGGCTGGGTATCCGGATCATCGGCGCGGTCGACGCCGAGCGGCTCGCGACGCTGCGGGCCGCCGACGCGATCGTCCGGGAGGAGATGACGGCGGCCGGTGTCGACGCCGAGATCTGGCAGTGCCCGGTGGTGCTGCTGGCCGACGTCCGGTCGGTCGGGGTGCAGGGCGACGGCCGCACGTACGGGCACCCGATCGTGCTGCGCCCGGTGTCCAGCGAGGACGCGATGACCGCCGACTGGTCGCGGCTGCCCTACGACCTGCTGGCCCGCATCTCCGGCCGGATCACCGGAGAGGTGGCCGAGGTGAACCGGGTGGTGCTGGACGTGACCAGCAAGCCGCCGGGCACCATCGAGTGGGAGTGA
- a CDS encoding sensor histidine kinase, with protein MGADTGPDARVGSGTGPTAGPAAGPTAADTAADTAADTAPIPVVRTAWSDWTGSGPSPTASAAPAAPFPTAPFPADNLSGAFLAAPAPLHPSGPFAAGPYAADPGAAGPYAADPYAADPYAAGPYPTERHPFAGRPADAPSPSDVARAPSPTYPAGATGSAFPAGAAATLPAGERRPVPTAAGGRDLPPTGRDLAATGRDLVPGPTDNADRGAPGTPAGGTDPAARPRRFRLTARIRILFWVLFAMLLTLTTVGFTLGAILLNRVEHEVAAGAEQEVNEFTQFAGVGIDPDTGAPFTDIRDLIRTHLQNQYPNENELLFGWSNGLIRQSHSVVGDPLADPAIVAAVVDAPGSVGTVPTAGGDMYWNKQVVRLPGGNEQGAFVSAYLVDREEAEVFDTIGLIAAVSAIALLFSCLVAWVVAGRILEPIRWVRQTAEEITEKRISRRIPVRGRDDIAELSRTFNDMLDRLDAAFATQRQFVDDAGHELRTPITIVRGHLEVMGDDPEDREETMQVVSEELDRMNRIVDDLLVLARAEQPDFVRPAPTSLAELTAGVHTKVQALGDRRWVLEAIGDEEVEVDVQRITQAMVQLAQNAVQHTASGDTIRIGAISGPDSATFWVSDNGPGVPEEDLDVIFGRFSRGSTGGAQDNTVGAGLGLSIVAAIAHAHHGRVWVRNNHGGGARFGIDVPVAAAAAGGSSRPAAGAGAHR; from the coding sequence GTGGGCGCAGACACCGGCCCTGATGCCCGCGTCGGCTCCGGCACCGGGCCCACCGCTGGTCCCGCCGCTGGTCCCACAGCAGCCGATACCGCAGCCGATACCGCGGCCGACACCGCGCCGATCCCGGTCGTCCGTACCGCCTGGTCGGACTGGACCGGCTCCGGACCGTCACCGACCGCATCGGCGGCGCCGGCGGCACCGTTCCCCACCGCGCCGTTCCCTGCCGACAACCTGTCCGGGGCGTTCCTCGCTGCGCCGGCACCGCTGCACCCGTCCGGCCCGTTTGCGGCCGGCCCGTATGCGGCCGACCCGGGTGCAGCCGGCCCGTACGCGGCAGACCCGTATGCGGCCGACCCGTATGCAGCCGGCCCGTATCCGACCGAGCGCCACCCGTTCGCCGGTCGCCCGGCCGACGCGCCATCGCCGAGCGACGTGGCCCGGGCGCCCTCACCGACCTACCCGGCCGGTGCCACCGGGTCGGCCTTCCCGGCGGGCGCAGCGGCGACCCTCCCCGCCGGTGAACGCCGCCCGGTCCCGACGGCCGCGGGCGGCCGGGACCTCCCGCCCACCGGCCGGGATCTCGCGGCCACCGGCCGGGACCTCGTGCCCGGTCCGACAGACAACGCCGACCGCGGTGCCCCCGGTACGCCCGCCGGCGGGACGGACCCGGCTGCCCGGCCACGCCGGTTCCGGCTCACCGCCCGGATACGGATCCTGTTCTGGGTGCTGTTCGCGATGCTGCTCACGCTCACCACGGTCGGCTTCACGCTCGGCGCGATCCTGCTGAACCGGGTCGAGCACGAGGTGGCAGCGGGCGCCGAGCAGGAGGTCAACGAGTTCACCCAGTTCGCCGGGGTCGGCATCGACCCGGACACCGGGGCCCCGTTCACCGACATCCGCGACCTGATCCGGACGCACCTGCAGAACCAGTACCCCAACGAGAACGAGTTGCTGTTCGGCTGGAGCAACGGGCTCATCCGGCAGTCCCACTCGGTGGTCGGCGACCCGCTGGCCGACCCGGCGATCGTCGCCGCGGTCGTCGACGCCCCGGGCAGCGTCGGGACGGTGCCGACCGCCGGTGGTGACATGTACTGGAACAAGCAGGTGGTCCGGCTGCCGGGAGGCAACGAACAGGGCGCGTTCGTCAGCGCTTACCTGGTCGATCGCGAGGAGGCCGAGGTCTTCGACACCATCGGCCTGATCGCGGCGGTCTCCGCGATCGCGCTGCTGTTCTCCTGCCTGGTGGCCTGGGTGGTGGCCGGCCGCATCCTGGAGCCGATCCGCTGGGTCCGGCAGACCGCCGAGGAGATCACCGAGAAGCGCATCTCCCGCCGCATCCCGGTCCGCGGTCGGGACGACATCGCCGAACTGTCGCGAACCTTCAACGACATGCTGGACCGGCTGGACGCCGCCTTCGCCACCCAGCGGCAGTTCGTCGACGATGCCGGCCACGAGCTGCGCACCCCGATCACCATCGTGCGCGGCCATCTCGAGGTGATGGGGGACGACCCCGAGGACCGCGAGGAGACCATGCAGGTGGTCAGCGAGGAACTGGACCGGATGAACCGGATCGTCGACGACCTGCTGGTGCTGGCCCGGGCGGAGCAGCCGGACTTCGTCCGGCCGGCCCCGACCTCGCTGGCCGAGCTGACCGCCGGGGTCCACACGAAGGTGCAGGCACTCGGCGACCGTCGCTGGGTGCTGGAGGCGATCGGTGACGAGGAGGTCGAGGTGGACGTGCAGCGGATCACCCAGGCGATGGTGCAGTTGGCGCAGAACGCGGTGCAGCACACCGCATCCGGGGACACCATCCGGATCGGTGCGATCAGCGGCCCGGACAGCGCGACGTTCTGGGTCAGCGACAACGGGCCCGGGGTGCCGGAGGAGGACCTGGACGTGATCTTCGGCCGGTTCAGTCGTGGCTCCACCGGCGGTGCGCAGGACAACACCGTCGGTGCCGGTCTCGGGTTGAGCATCGTGGCGGCCATCGCCCACGCGCACCACGGCCGGGTCTGGGTGCGCAACAACCACGGCGGCGGCGCCCGTTTCGGCATCGACGTGCCGGTCGCGGCGGCCGCCGCCGGTGGGTCGTCCCGTCCCGCGGCCGGGGCAGGGGCGCACCGGTGA